The Haloplanus sp. CK5-1 genome contains a region encoding:
- a CDS encoding transposase, with amino-acid sequence MRSATLQDDPSVESFFNAVETETLALFEHLSFEFLEGFDVFAPAETGRTRDLEPPEMMRGFLHCYYKNIYGIRPVARELNNTVVWLSCSFDRPPSRDAVDRFLTDLEHVVDRVFDHLVEQAALRGLLDLTYSIDSTDVRAMPADPDASKCYDPTDDEYYYGYGCTIVSTGQKIPIAAEFTESKQAPEETAMRVTRDALAVGKPMWMLGDSAYDTLDWHDHLLAAGVVPVAPYNPRNTDDPKDIEYRVEDRIEKHSNDVQLKQSTLDETYNRRSGVERTNESVKGCGLGRTHARGRVHARAQVFLALCLRLVVAITNYERGDNPGSTIITV; translated from the coding sequence ATGCGTTCAGCGACCCTGCAAGATGATCCTTCGGTAGAATCGTTCTTCAATGCCGTGGAAACGGAGACGTTGGCGTTGTTCGAGCACCTCTCCTTCGAGTTTCTTGAAGGGTTCGACGTGTTCGCCCCGGCGGAGACGGGGCGAACACGAGATCTTGAGCCGCCCGAGATGATGCGTGGCTTTCTCCATTGCTATTACAAGAACATCTACGGTATCCGTCCGGTTGCACGAGAACTGAACAACACCGTTGTCTGGCTCAGCTGTAGCTTCGATCGACCGCCGTCGAGAGACGCGGTCGATCGATTCCTCACTGATCTTGAGCACGTTGTTGACCGGGTCTTCGACCATCTCGTCGAGCAGGCCGCCTTGCGGGGCCTGCTCGACTTGACGTATTCTATCGATTCAACCGACGTGAGAGCGATGCCCGCCGATCCAGACGCATCGAAGTGCTATGATCCAACCGATGACGAGTACTACTACGGCTACGGCTGCACGATCGTCTCAACCGGGCAAAAGATCCCGATTGCAGCCGAGTTCACCGAGAGCAAACAAGCACCAGAAGAGACGGCGATGCGCGTCACGCGTGACGCGCTCGCCGTCGGGAAACCGATGTGGATGCTTGGAGACAGTGCCTACGACACGCTCGACTGGCACGACCACCTGCTGGCCGCAGGGGTCGTGCCAGTCGCTCCGTACAATCCACGAAACACCGACGACCCGAAAGATATCGAGTACAGGGTAGAAGACCGCATTGAAAAACACAGCAACGACGTTCAGCTGAAGCAATCAACGCTAGACGAGACGTACAACCGCCGGAGTGGCGTCGAACGAACCAACGAATCAGTCAAGGGCTGCGGCCTCGGGCGAACGCACGCCCGAGGCCGCGTCCATGCACGAGCGCAGGTGTTCCTCGCGTTGTGTCTGCGCCTCGTCGTCGCAATCACCAACTACGAACGCGGAGACAATCCGGGAAGCACAATCATCACGGTGTGA